The Kordia sp. SMS9 genome window below encodes:
- the panD gene encoding aspartate 1-decarboxylase: MQIHVVKSKIHRVKVTGADLNYIGSITIDEDLMDAANIIQGEKVQIVNNNNGERLETYAIPGPRGSGEITLNGAAARKVAKGDVLILITYAMMDIEKAKKFKPALVFPNEADNTLT; the protein is encoded by the coding sequence ATGCAAATACACGTAGTAAAATCAAAAATACATAGAGTAAAAGTCACAGGAGCTGATTTAAACTATATTGGAAGCATCACTATTGATGAAGACCTTATGGACGCTGCAAATATTATTCAAGGAGAAAAAGTTCAAATTGTAAATAATAACAATGGCGAACGCCTTGAAACCTATGCAATTCCAGGTCCTAGAGGAAGTGGAGAAATTACCCTAAATGGCGCAGCAGCACGAAAAGTAGCCAAAGGAGATGTCCTTATTTTAATTACCTATGCCATGATGGACATTGAAAAGGCGAAAAAATTTAAACCTGCATTAGTATTCCCAAACGAAGCTGACAACACACTTACCTAA
- a CDS encoding YbhN family protein encodes MKIKTSKILKILLPLLLGVFLVWYSLSKTPLEELIEHFKKADYTWVFLGVFCGILSHLSRAYRWRFMLEPLGYKPKYGNSIMAVFVAYLANLGIPRSGEALRALTLTNYEDIPFEKGFGTIVAERVADLIVLLFVIGITLFMQFDFIWDLLMKKLDPTKITLLLIAAIVGGITLIIFIRRAKKGIALKIKNFIIGVFEGATSILKMKRKWAFIFHTLFIWAMYILMFYITMLSVEDLHGNVPLGAVLIAFIAGSFSIAVTNGGTGAYPLAIAAAFSLFYIERTPSEAFGWIMWASQTLMIIILGGLSFLYLPIFNRKKNL; translated from the coding sequence TTGAAAATAAAAACATCTAAAATATTAAAAATACTACTCCCATTACTATTGGGAGTTTTTTTAGTTTGGTATTCTTTGTCCAAAACACCACTAGAAGAACTGATAGAACATTTTAAAAAAGCAGATTATACGTGGGTGTTTTTGGGTGTTTTCTGTGGAATATTAAGTCACCTTTCTCGAGCCTATCGCTGGCGATTTATGCTAGAACCTTTAGGCTACAAACCGAAATATGGAAACAGCATCATGGCAGTTTTTGTGGCGTATTTGGCAAACTTAGGCATTCCACGATCAGGAGAAGCTTTGCGCGCATTAACACTGACAAACTATGAGGACATTCCGTTTGAAAAAGGATTTGGAACCATTGTCGCCGAACGTGTTGCCGACTTAATTGTATTGCTGTTCGTCATTGGAATTACACTTTTTATGCAGTTTGATTTTATCTGGGATTTACTCATGAAAAAACTCGATCCCACAAAAATCACATTACTGCTCATTGCTGCAATTGTTGGCGGAATAACTTTGATCATTTTTATCAGAAGAGCCAAAAAAGGCATCGCACTCAAAATAAAAAACTTTATCATTGGCGTGTTTGAAGGTGCTACAAGCATTCTAAAAATGAAACGCAAATGGGCATTTATATTCCACACGCTCTTTATTTGGGCAATGTACATCCTAATGTTTTATATCACCATGCTTTCGGTAGAAGATTTACACGGCAACGTTCCTTTAGGTGCTGTTTTAATAGCGTTCATCGCAGGAAGTTTCAGTATTGCTGTCACCAATGGCGGAACAGGTGCATATCCGTTGGCAATTGCAGCAGCTTTTTCACTATTTTACATAGAACGAACTCCTAGTGAAGCATTCGGTTGGATCATGTGGGCTTCGCAAACCTTGATGATTATAATTTTAGGCGGATTATCTTTTCTGTATTTGCCTATTTTTAATCGCAAAAAAAATCTTTAA
- the glmS gene encoding glutamine--fructose-6-phosphate transaminase (isomerizing) — MCGIVGYIGHREAYPVVLKGLKRLEYRGYDSAGVAIYDGKNIKLSKTKGKVVDLENRVKEEISIDGSLAIGHTRWATHGEPNDINSHPHYSNSGELVIIHNGIIENYEPLKQELINRGYTFHSDTDTEVLVNLIEDVKKNEDVKLGKAVQIALNQVVGAYAIAVFDQKKPDEIVVARLGSPLVIGIGDEEFFIASDATPFIEYTNNAIYLEDEEMAIVRRGKKVKVRKIKDDSLVDPYVQELQLNLEQIEKGGYDHFMLKEIYEQPRAILDTFRGRMLANEGIIRMAGVDDNIEKFLNANRIIIVACGTSWHAGLVAEYVFENLTRIPVEVEYASEFRYRNPVITENDVVIAISQSGETADTMAAIKLAKSKGAFVFGVCNVVGSSISRETHAGAYTHAGPEIGVASTKAFTTQITVLTLIALKLAQKKGTISTSEFHTYLSEMDAIPAKVEKTLKSDNHVKTISNIYKDATNFLYLGRGYNFPVALEGALKLKEISYIHAEGYPAAEMKHGPIALIDEQMPVVVIATRKGHYEKVVSNIQEIKSRKGKIIAVVMQGDKSIKKIADYVIEIPETLELLTPLLTTIPLQLLSYYIAVMRDCNVDQPRNLAKSVTVE; from the coding sequence ATGTGCGGAATCGTAGGTTATATAGGTCACAGAGAAGCATATCCTGTGGTGCTGAAAGGATTAAAAAGACTGGAGTACAGAGGCTATGACAGTGCAGGTGTCGCAATATACGATGGTAAAAACATCAAGCTATCCAAAACCAAAGGAAAAGTAGTTGATTTAGAAAATCGTGTCAAAGAAGAAATTTCAATAGATGGATCGTTAGCTATCGGACATACGCGTTGGGCAACTCATGGAGAACCAAACGATATAAATTCACATCCTCATTATTCAAATTCGGGTGAATTGGTAATCATTCACAACGGAATCATTGAAAATTACGAGCCATTAAAGCAAGAATTAATCAATAGGGGCTATACATTTCATTCAGATACGGATACAGAAGTATTGGTAAATTTGATTGAAGATGTAAAGAAAAATGAAGATGTAAAGCTTGGAAAAGCAGTGCAAATCGCATTAAATCAAGTCGTTGGAGCGTATGCAATTGCGGTGTTTGATCAAAAAAAACCAGACGAAATAGTAGTAGCACGCTTGGGAAGTCCGTTAGTCATTGGAATTGGAGACGAAGAATTTTTCATTGCTTCTGATGCCACTCCTTTTATTGAATATACCAACAATGCGATTTATTTGGAAGATGAAGAAATGGCAATTGTGCGTAGAGGTAAAAAAGTAAAAGTTCGTAAAATAAAAGACGATTCTTTAGTAGATCCGTACGTTCAAGAATTACAACTCAACTTAGAGCAAATTGAAAAAGGTGGATACGACCACTTCATGCTCAAAGAAATATACGAACAACCAAGAGCAATTTTGGATACCTTCAGAGGAAGAATGTTGGCAAATGAAGGCATTATTAGAATGGCTGGAGTTGATGATAACATTGAAAAGTTTTTAAATGCAAACAGAATTATCATTGTTGCTTGCGGAACATCATGGCACGCAGGTTTAGTAGCAGAATATGTGTTTGAAAACCTAACAAGAATTCCTGTTGAAGTAGAATATGCTTCAGAGTTTAGATACAGAAATCCTGTGATTACTGAAAATGATGTGGTTATTGCAATTTCTCAATCTGGAGAAACGGCAGATACTATGGCAGCTATCAAATTGGCAAAAAGTAAAGGTGCTTTTGTATTTGGAGTTTGTAATGTGGTAGGTTCCTCAATTTCAAGAGAAACACATGCAGGTGCGTACACACACGCAGGCCCAGAAATTGGAGTCGCTTCTACCAAAGCATTTACCACACAAATTACGGTATTGACGTTGATTGCATTAAAATTAGCGCAGAAAAAAGGAACCATCTCAACATCAGAGTTTCATACCTACTTATCAGAAATGGACGCTATTCCTGCCAAAGTGGAAAAAACACTTAAATCTGATAATCATGTAAAAACCATCTCTAACATCTACAAAGATGCTACCAACTTCTTATATTTAGGTCGTGGGTATAACTTCCCAGTAGCGTTAGAAGGCGCGTTAAAACTTAAAGAAATATCCTATATTCATGCAGAAGGTTATCCAGCAGCAGAAATGAAGCACGGACCTATTGCATTAATTGATGAGCAAATGCCAGTAGTTGTCATTGCTACTCGAAAAGGACACTACGAAAAAGTGGTTAGTAACATTCAAGAAATAAAATCAAGAAAAGGAAAAATTATTGCAGTTGTAATGCAGGGTGATAAAAGCATCAAGAAAATTGCAGATTACGTAATTGAAATTCCTGAAACTTTAGAGTTGCTTACGCCGCTTTTAACAACAATTCCTTTACAATTACTGTCATATTATATTGCGGTTATGCGCGATTGCAACGTGGATCAGCCGCGAAACCTAGCAAAATCCGTCACAGTAGAATAA
- the panC gene encoding pantoate--beta-alanine ligase, with translation MTTFYTQNTLKNYVQTEKSAGKTIGFVPTMGALHKGHLSLVRNAMTDNDIVCVSVFVNPTQFDNATDLEKYPRTLEADVELLKTLGKNIFIYAPSIKDIYETDVEAEKFSFDGLEFEMEGKFRTGHFDGVGTIVKRLLEIVTPHKAYFGEKDFQQLMIIKKLVSKYKIPVEIIGCSIFREASGLAMSSRNERLSDEARKESAFIYKTLLEAQKKFGTKSAMKVKEWVQKQFNKHPLLTLEYVEIANIKNLKTVKRKSKNETYRIFIAAFIEDIRLIDNVALN, from the coding sequence ATGACTACATTCTACACCCAAAATACACTAAAAAATTATGTCCAAACAGAGAAATCTGCTGGAAAAACTATTGGATTTGTTCCCACAATGGGCGCATTGCACAAAGGACATTTATCCTTGGTAAGGAACGCTATGACTGATAATGATATTGTATGTGTAAGTGTTTTTGTGAATCCTACGCAGTTTGACAACGCCACCGATTTAGAAAAATATCCACGTACCTTAGAAGCCGATGTAGAATTATTAAAAACTTTAGGAAAAAACATTTTTATATACGCTCCTAGCATAAAAGACATCTACGAAACGGACGTTGAAGCAGAAAAATTTAGTTTTGACGGTTTGGAGTTTGAAATGGAAGGAAAATTCAGAACAGGACATTTTGACGGTGTTGGCACCATTGTAAAAAGACTGCTTGAAATTGTGACGCCACACAAAGCGTATTTCGGCGAAAAAGATTTTCAACAATTAATGATCATCAAAAAACTCGTTTCCAAATACAAGATTCCTGTAGAAATTATTGGTTGCAGCATATTCCGTGAAGCTTCTGGCTTGGCAATGAGTTCTCGAAATGAACGTCTTTCTGACGAAGCAAGAAAAGAAAGCGCTTTCATCTACAAAACGCTTTTAGAAGCCCAAAAAAAGTTTGGCACAAAAAGTGCTATGAAAGTAAAGGAATGGGTTCAGAAACAGTTCAATAAGCATCCGTTACTTACACTGGAGTATGTTGAAATTGCCAACATCAAAAACTTGAAAACTGTCAAACGCAAATCTAAAAACGAAACGTATCGCATCTTCATTGCTGCTTTTATTGAAGACATTCGACTAATAGACAATGTAGCATTGAATTAA
- a CDS encoding glycogen/starch synthase, whose product MNNKRVLYVSSEVVPYLPETEISSMSFEAPKMVNSKGGQIRIFMPRFGNINERRHQLHEVIRLSGMNLVINDMDMPLIIKVASIPKERIQVYFIDNEEYFKRKATFTDEEGNLFPDNDERAIFFAKGVIETVKKLNWAPDIIHVHGWMASLLPLYLRKYYKDEPLFTDSKIVTSVYKQEFDGTLDAEMLNKIKFDNIGDGAVEILAEPNYSNLLKVAVDHSDAVVIASEEIPADVQEYLTGLEKPVLEYKNREEFADAYTDFYNTKVLN is encoded by the coding sequence ATGAATAATAAAAGAGTCTTATACGTTTCATCTGAAGTAGTACCATATTTGCCAGAGACTGAAATCTCCTCCATGTCGTTTGAAGCACCAAAAATGGTTAATAGCAAAGGTGGGCAAATTAGGATATTTATGCCACGTTTTGGAAATATTAATGAGAGAAGACATCAATTGCATGAAGTAATTCGTTTATCGGGAATGAATTTAGTAATCAATGATATGGATATGCCATTGATTATCAAGGTAGCTTCTATACCTAAAGAAAGAATACAAGTATATTTTATTGACAATGAAGAATACTTTAAACGCAAAGCTACGTTTACAGATGAAGAAGGAAATCTTTTTCCAGACAATGACGAACGCGCTATTTTCTTTGCAAAAGGTGTGATTGAAACTGTAAAGAAATTAAATTGGGCACCAGACATCATTCACGTTCACGGTTGGATGGCTTCTTTATTGCCTTTATACTTACGTAAATATTACAAAGACGAACCATTGTTTACAGATAGTAAAATTGTTACTTCTGTTTACAAACAAGAATTTGACGGAACTTTAGATGCAGAAATGCTCAATAAAATCAAATTTGATAATATTGGAGATGGCGCTGTAGAAATACTTGCTGAACCAAACTACTCTAACCTTCTAAAAGTTGCTGTGGATCATTCGGATGCCGTAGTAATTGCATCTGAGGAAATTCCTGCGGATGTTCAAGAATATCTCACCGGTCTTGAAAAGCCAGTTCTTGAATATAAAAACAGAGAAGAATTTGCAGATGCCTACACAGATTTTTACAACACAAAAGTTTTAAATTAA
- a CDS encoding alpha/beta hydrolase produces the protein MKKYLMLCFAFVCFSTIHAQTTLEKIKSKKLNETRDVQLYVPEDYSDDKVYPIIVVLDAHYLFESVVANSKYYSYWDEMPECIVVGINQNKTEDRANECAYNDASGLPEKKASQFFEFIGMELIPFIEKNYNTANFKMVVGHDLTANFINYYLFKEVPLFDAYINLSPYFAPKMEDRIVKRLEEFETKKFYYLATSDEDTKKEAKRIRGFNESLKTLKTLKNENIFYYYDDFTEANHNSLAVQAIPRAMSKIFTIYRPISVKEYKEKIVTLKTSPYLYLMDKYKTIKDLFGFEKRVTVNDFMAIYAAVRKAKNNEDLELLAKLGKKEYPDTALFHFFMGEYYEKIGKPKKALRMYQNGFSMSPIDFITKDLMLDKADKLKQDFGW, from the coding sequence ATGAAAAAGTATCTCATGCTATGTTTTGCGTTTGTATGTTTTTCCACCATCCATGCGCAAACTACTCTTGAAAAAATAAAATCCAAAAAACTAAATGAAACCCGCGATGTACAATTGTATGTTCCAGAAGATTATTCTGACGACAAAGTATATCCAATTATTGTAGTGTTAGATGCACATTATCTGTTTGAAAGTGTCGTTGCCAACTCAAAATATTACAGCTATTGGGACGAAATGCCAGAATGTATTGTGGTTGGTATCAATCAAAACAAAACAGAAGATCGAGCAAATGAATGCGCCTACAATGATGCTAGTGGCTTGCCAGAAAAAAAAGCATCTCAATTTTTTGAATTTATCGGAATGGAATTAATTCCGTTCATCGAAAAAAATTACAATACTGCTAATTTTAAAATGGTGGTGGGACATGATCTCACAGCAAATTTTATAAATTATTACTTGTTCAAAGAAGTGCCATTGTTTGATGCGTATATCAATCTCAGTCCCTATTTTGCTCCAAAAATGGAAGATCGAATCGTGAAACGCTTGGAAGAATTTGAAACGAAAAAATTCTACTACTTAGCCACTTCTGATGAAGACACTAAAAAAGAAGCCAAACGAATCAGAGGTTTCAACGAATCGCTCAAAACGCTCAAAACGCTCAAAAACGAAAACATTTTTTACTATTACGATGACTTTACAGAAGCCAATCACAACTCGTTAGCGGTTCAGGCAATTCCAAGAGCAATGAGTAAAATATTTACAATCTATCGTCCGATAAGCGTTAAAGAATACAAAGAAAAAATCGTCACGCTAAAAACATCTCCATACTTGTATTTAATGGACAAATACAAAACAATTAAAGACCTTTTCGGATTTGAAAAGCGCGTGACTGTAAACGATTTTATGGCAATTTATGCGGCTGTTCGAAAAGCAAAAAACAATGAAGATTTAGAACTTTTAGCCAAACTAGGCAAAAAAGAATATCCTGATACTGCACTATTTCATTTTTTTATGGGCGAATATTATGAAAAAATTGGAAAGCCAAAAAAAGCATTACGCATGTATCAAAATGGTTTTAGTATGAGTCCAATAGATTTCATCACGAAAGATTTAATGCTCGACAAAGC
- a CDS encoding DUF4270 domain-containing protein, with translation MNKFKKTLTGGLVVLLLVLGFVACDDEFRTVGDEIIENNNFTTDLFADSEVRAYNKRIGAVQANALPVYQLGKNVDPVYGTTFSSLTIQASLFAGDPEFGDFSQAEEDEDLTDTEEMETVTEVWLNIPYFSTSTINDDGETEVEVDSLYGNLEQTFTLRVQELTYFLRAIDEDGLPQIYYSDEDFSNRVGQTLYENTAFQINLNQIEIEETDVNGAAVLDENGDPVIEETLSPRIRVPLDAAFFQERIVDNEGSIKLSNNNVFRAEDLFRGIHITTENTEALQLLDLQNATIEVNYTYQKVDTQGNTDDSDDTVETEKAKFNLSLSSANIINSFSTPTFTQDVTATEDNLYLKGGEGSMAVIELFGPDNDNNGVADQLEEIRENGWLINDANLVFYVNNNEQVEGAEDPQRIYLYNMTDNFPLFDYFEDETVNAASPSLSKGIYGGILERDDEGEATQYKIRVTEHMNNLIRKDSSNVKLGLVVSSHIDLNFIGPAEIKTSTTEEEFVPIISVMHPFGTVLYGSTPAVPEDKRLRLEIFYTIPESN, from the coding sequence ATGAACAAATTTAAAAAGACACTTACAGGTGGCTTAGTTGTACTTTTATTGGTACTAGGCTTTGTAGCTTGTGATGATGAGTTTAGAACTGTTGGAGACGAAATTATTGAAAATAATAATTTTACAACAGATTTGTTTGCAGATTCCGAAGTACGTGCATACAACAAACGTATTGGAGCAGTGCAAGCAAACGCATTACCCGTGTATCAATTGGGTAAAAATGTAGATCCTGTATATGGAACTACGTTTTCAAGCTTAACGATACAAGCAAGTTTATTTGCAGGCGATCCTGAGTTTGGTGATTTTAGTCAAGCAGAAGAGGACGAAGATTTAACAGATACAGAGGAAATGGAAACGGTGACGGAAGTTTGGTTGAACATTCCATACTTCAGTACAAGCACCATTAATGACGACGGAGAAACGGAAGTTGAGGTAGATTCTCTTTACGGAAATCTAGAACAGACTTTTACATTACGCGTTCAAGAACTCACGTATTTTTTAAGAGCCATTGATGAAGATGGTTTGCCACAAATTTATTATTCGGATGAAGATTTTTCAAACCGTGTTGGACAAACACTTTATGAAAATACGGCTTTCCAAATAAATCTTAATCAAATAGAGATAGAAGAAACCGATGTTAACGGAGCAGCAGTTTTAGACGAAAATGGCGATCCAGTGATAGAAGAAACATTATCGCCACGAATTCGTGTGCCGTTAGACGCAGCTTTCTTTCAGGAGAGAATTGTGGACAATGAAGGAAGCATAAAGCTATCCAATAATAATGTATTTAGGGCAGAAGACTTATTTAGAGGTATTCATATTACTACTGAAAACACGGAAGCATTACAATTATTAGATCTTCAAAATGCTACTATTGAAGTTAACTATACCTATCAGAAAGTTGATACGCAAGGAAATACAGACGATTCTGACGATACGGTTGAAACTGAAAAAGCGAAATTTAACCTAAGCTTATCATCCGCAAATATCATAAATTCATTTAGCACGCCTACATTTACACAGGATGTAACAGCAACGGAAGATAACTTGTATTTAAAAGGTGGCGAAGGTTCTATGGCAGTCATTGAGCTTTTCGGCCCTGATAATGATAACAATGGTGTTGCTGATCAGTTGGAAGAAATTAGAGAAAACGGTTGGTTGATCAACGATGCTAATTTAGTGTTTTATGTAAATAATAACGAACAGGTTGAAGGTGCGGAAGATCCACAACGTATTTATTTATACAATATGACTGACAATTTCCCGTTGTTTGATTATTTTGAAGATGAAACTGTAAATGCTGCATCTCCATCATTATCAAAAGGAATATACGGTGGTATCTTGGAACGTGATGATGAAGGAGAAGCAACACAATACAAAATTAGGGTTACAGAACATATGAACAACCTTATTCGAAAAGATTCATCCAATGTGAAACTCGGATTGGTGGTATCATCCCATATAGACTTAAACTTTATAGGTCCGGCTGAAATAAAAACAAGTACAACAGAAGAGGAATTTGTCCCAATTATCTCTGTCATGCATCCGTTTGGAACCGTATTGTATGGAAGCACGCCAGCGGTACCAGAAGACAAAAGATTAAGGCTGGAAATTTTTTACACAATACCAGAAAGCAATTAA